The bacterium genome segment CCGCCACGTTGGCGGCATTCAGAATCTCCGCCTTGAGAAGGACCGTATCACCGGGCATGAAGAAGAACGACGGACCATCGCCATTGATATCATTGTAGCAGCCCTTCGCGGCCAGATCGGTGAAAGCCGCAAATTCTCCTCCGGCACGAAGGTGAAAATCAACCGTCTGTGCGGTGAACGTTCCGGTGCGGCTGCCGGTGGTGTAATAGCTGCGGTTGACGGTGGTCTGCGGATCGAGCAGCGGATACCAACCGTTATTGGGGTAGCCCGTGGCTTGGCCAATGACGATAAAAAAGTCCTGGTTGGCTGTGAAGTCCACCGAGTCCGGGAGCGTCACATCGAACCAGCTATTGGCTCCCCCCGGAATGGAGATCGCCGCGGCCATAAGCTGCTGGCCGGGACGATTGGCCGCCTGCACGAGGTGAACGAACACGGAGCAGGTTGCCGCAGCGGTCCCGCCATTACTGAGGGGCATGTACACGCTGCGGAGTTGGAAATTGGACGGTGGCGTGAAACGAACGGTCACGTAGTAATTGGTCATCGTGGTGTACCGGAAATAGTTGTCGTCATCATCATAGAACAACGTATCCGGTTCGGGATTGTCAAGCGAGCCTTCCCTCGAGACCGACGTAGGATCGAGATAGACACTCTGGGTGAGTGTCGGGCTGGCCATTGCCGCAGCGGCAAATACCAGCAGACAGAGGACAAACAGAAGACGCAGTTTCATCGTTCTCTCCTCAGGTGATTGAGTTATTGGAATGTTGTTCGAAATCGTATTCTGGAGGGGTCAGCAAACATTATATGGCAAGGCCTATGCCCGAATGGTTGTTTTCCAAATAACTGAAATTAATAGATACACATCTCGAGTATGCTGAGTTTGGCGCAAGTATTGCGCAATTGGTGCATAACTTGCCCACACTACTTCGCCTTGCATGGCGACAGGCTGTTGCCTACAAGTAAAGCCGGTTCGTCCGGATATAGGCCAGAACCGATGCTGGCAGCCAATCGTCCACGGAGTGGCCATCACGGATCCGCGAGCGAATCTCGCGAGCCGAGATGTCAAGCAGCGGTGTGTAGAGAATTCTTACCCGCCTCAAGTAGTCCGGCCGGACATTCTGCACATCAAAACCGGGGCGGGGTAGCCCGGCCACTTGAACGTCACGAAAAAGCGCTTCCGGATCTTTCCAATGCGGGAGTTCGATCAGGGAATCCATCCCGACGATCAGCCAGATCTCCCGCTGCTCGCGGGGTAAGGAAGCAATCACGCGTCGAACGGTGTCGGTAGTATAGGCCGGCCCGACGGTCTGCTCCTCAAACTCCGCCAGCTCCAGACCGGTGAACTCGACCAAAGCCCGCCGCAGCATTTCCTTGCGATGCACATAAGGCGTGAGCGGCTCAGCCATTTTGTGCGGCGGCAACGGATTGGGGAGAACCAGTATGCGATCGAGTTCAAGCTCTCGGCGGGCCGCATCGGCGGCACGCAGGTGACCATAGTGAACCGGATCGAACGTCCCGCCGAAAAGACCAAGACGGGTCATGGCTCGGAGGCGGTGGATCCGCTGCGGGCGATTCGCTGCGGGAGCAGACCGAGCATCTGACGGGCGCGGACGGTGAAGCGGCCGTCGGGATAGCGCTCCAAGTACAGATCGAGCTCGCGGCGGGCCTTTTCCCAATCCTTCAGGGCAAAGTAGCTGCGTCCTTTGAGAAATTGCGCCGACGCGGCCAGCGGCGTATCGTAGTAGTTATCGAGTACGATGCCGCAGTAGAGCAGCGCCGAGGCATATTCGCCCAGATCGTAGTACAACCGGGCGGCGGCATACTCCTTCCGGGCCAGTTTGTCGCGACAGAGACCGAGATAGCGATAACTGCTGTCGGTGAGGGCATGGTCGGGATAGTCCTCGAGGAATCGCTGGAAACCGCGCAGCGCCTTGTCGGTCAGCGTCTGGTCGAGGGGAAACTTCGGCGATTGCTGGAAATAGCTGAGAGCTTCGAAATAGACGGCGTCCCCGGCCAACTCGCTAAAAGGATATTGGTCCGTCACGCGACGAAATTCCTCGGCGGCGACCAGATAATCGTTCAATTCATAGGTGGCCAACCCGAGGAAGAACTGTGCGGAGTCCACGACGGACGAACCGGAGTAGTTCAGGACAATATCCCGCAGGAGTCCTTGAGCTCGGACGAATCGTTCGCGCTTCATGTAGTTCTTGGCGCGCATCCAGGCCTCGTCGAGCGCACCGATGGGCGTCCCCTTGCGCTTGGCGCAGCCGAGCGCCAGAGCCAGAAATACGGCCACGACGCCGATCAGGAATATTCGTTGCAGGAGTTTATCGGTTCCGGACAAGTGAATCCTTTGTGATGACAGTGATGAACTCCCGTCACTCATGACGCTCATCTATCGTGAACGAACGGTATACAGAAGGAATACGGTGGTGCAGGTAACGAGAATAATGCCAAGAGGCTTCAGCCAGCTCTCCACGACTCCGGCGGCAACTGTGGAATCGGATGCGATCCCAATGGTGTCACCGGGCATCTCCCATTGAAACAGGTCGGTGGACAGGGAATCCGGTGTTTGCAGGGAATCGGGTTCGAGCTGCGCGGCAACCGGCCCGGCGACGACCAGAACGATCAGAACCACCAACCTGCTGGTTAGACTCCCAAGTGCGGGATGAAGTTTCACGGAGAATCGCACTCAGAACCTCCACGCGCAGGTTAGAGATCCGATGCCCAGAACGGGCGTGCGACGGCTGTAGATTACTCCCAGGGCCACTTGGATGACGTCATCCGGAACCAGTAACCGGGCGGCACGGCTGCGGAACCAGTTGGCATCCAGAAGCCCGATCCCCGCCGTCCATGCCCAGGACCGGCTGCGCGAGAATTGCGTCCCCCCCGCCCGAAGAGCCAGTGCCCGCACCGGACGCCACTCGACCCCGGCGTGGGGCTCGAGGAAGGCGGGCTTGCTCGACTCGGTGAGGTTCATAACCTGCATGGCCAGAGTCAAATTCTCGCGAACGATGGCGAC includes the following:
- the nadD gene encoding nicotinate-nucleotide adenylyltransferase, whose translation is MTRLGLFGGTFDPVHYGHLRAADAARRELELDRILVLPNPLPPHKMAEPLTPYVHRKEMLRRALVEFTGLELAEFEEQTVGPAYTTDTVRRVIASLPREQREIWLIVGMDSLIELPHWKDPEALFRDVQVAGLPRPGFDVQNVRPDYLRRVRILYTPLLDISAREIRSRIRDGHSVDDWLPASVLAYIRTNRLYL
- the bamD gene encoding outer membrane protein assembly factor BamD produces the protein MSGTDKLLQRIFLIGVVAVFLALALGCAKRKGTPIGALDEAWMRAKNYMKRERFVRAQGLLRDIVLNYSGSSVVDSAQFFLGLATYELNDYLVAAEEFRRVTDQYPFSELAGDAVYFEALSYFQQSPKFPLDQTLTDKALRGFQRFLEDYPDHALTDSSYRYLGLCRDKLARKEYAAARLYYDLGEYASALLYCGIVLDNYYDTPLAASAQFLKGRSYFALKDWEKARRELDLYLERYPDGRFTVRARQMLGLLPQRIARSGSTASEP